In Streptomyces sp. NBC_00704, a genomic segment contains:
- a CDS encoding VOC family protein, whose protein sequence is MELAQVRLLVTDFAACYRFYADVLGLKPQSGAVDGPYEKFSPVTGSAGIALQDRAMMAAVLGEAGDTASGHRSLVVLRVDDLDAYCARITGRGVVLLRGPAPMTDRMRVAHLKDPEGNLVELQEWLLLRG, encoded by the coding sequence GTGGAACTCGCCCAAGTCCGGCTGCTCGTCACCGACTTCGCCGCCTGTTACCGCTTCTACGCCGACGTCCTCGGCCTCAAGCCGCAGTCGGGCGCGGTGGACGGGCCGTACGAGAAGTTCAGCCCCGTCACCGGCTCGGCCGGCATCGCGTTGCAGGATCGGGCGATGATGGCCGCCGTCCTCGGCGAAGCGGGCGACACGGCGAGCGGGCACCGCTCCCTGGTCGTGCTGCGCGTCGACGACCTGGACGCGTACTGCGCGCGGATCACCGGCCGGGGCGTGGTCCTGCTGCGGGGGCCCGCGCCGATGACCGACCGGATGCGCGTCGCCCACCTCAAGGACCCGGAGGGCAATCTGGTGGAGCTCCAGGAGTGGCTGTTGCTGCGCGGCTGA
- a CDS encoding 16S rRNA (uracil(1498)-N(3))-methyltransferase — MTAPVFVVGELPGPQPAFVLDGPEGRHAVSVKRLHAGEEVVLTDGAGRWARGEVVTAEGRDRLVVSLAEVTEEPAESPRITVVQALPKGDRGELAVETMTETGVDAIVPWAASRCITQWRGERGLKALAKWRATAREAGKQSRRVRFPDIAEAATTRQVAALLARADFAAVLHEDRDYPSAALATAELPASGEIVLVVGPEGGVSPEELTLFEEAGARAHRLGRSVLRTSTAGTAATALLLGRTGRWS; from the coding sequence ATGACCGCCCCTGTCTTCGTCGTCGGCGAACTGCCCGGTCCGCAGCCCGCGTTCGTGCTGGACGGTCCCGAGGGCCGGCACGCCGTCTCCGTGAAGCGGCTGCACGCCGGCGAGGAGGTCGTCCTCACCGACGGCGCCGGACGCTGGGCGCGCGGCGAGGTCGTCACGGCCGAAGGCAGGGACCGGCTGGTGGTGAGCCTCGCGGAGGTGACCGAGGAGCCCGCCGAGTCGCCCCGGATCACCGTCGTCCAGGCACTGCCCAAGGGCGACCGGGGCGAGCTGGCCGTCGAGACGATGACCGAGACCGGCGTCGACGCGATCGTGCCCTGGGCGGCCTCGCGCTGCATCACCCAGTGGAGGGGCGAGCGCGGACTGAAGGCGCTCGCCAAGTGGCGGGCCACCGCCCGCGAGGCCGGCAAGCAGTCGCGCCGGGTCCGCTTCCCCGACATCGCCGAGGCGGCGACGACCAGGCAGGTGGCGGCCCTCCTGGCGCGGGCCGACTTCGCCGCCGTCCTGCACGAGGACCGCGACTACCCCAGTGCGGCCCTGGCCACCGCCGAACTCCCCGCCTCGGGCGAGATCGTGCTCGTCGTGGGGCCCGAAGGCGGGGTCTCCCCCGAGGAGTTGACGCTGTTCGAGGAGGCGGGCGCGAGGGCCCACCGCCTCGGTCGCAGCGTGTTGCGCACCTCGACCGCCGGCACGGCGGCCACCGCCCTGCTGCTCGGCCGCACCGGCCGCTGGTCCTGA